The genomic segment GAGACTGCCAGTCAAAAACTGGAGGAAGGTGGGGATGACGTCAAGTCATCATGCCCCTTATGCTCTGGGCTACACACGTGCTACAATGGCCTGTACAGAGGGCTGCTATACCGCAAGGTTTAGCCAATCCTCAAAACAGGTCCCAGTTCGGATTGCTGGCTGCAACTCGCCTGCATGAAGCTGGAGTCGCTAGTAATCGCGGATCAGAATGCCGCGGTGAATCCGTTCCCAGGCCTTGTACACACCGCCCGTCACACCACCCGAGTTGGATGCACCAGAAGTCGTCTACGGGCGCCGAAGGTGTGTCCGATAAGGGGGGTGAAGTCGTAACAAGGTAGCCGTATCGGAAGGTGCGGCTGGATCACCTCCTTTCTAAGGAGTACTTTTAAACCATTCTATTGCGTTTAACGGACAATGTTCAGTTTTGAGAGATCAATTCTCTCAAACTTGTACTTTGAAAACTGCACAATACCTGCATCAACAGATCAAATTACTAAGGGCATACGGTGGATATCTAGGTGCCGGAAGTCGATGAGGGACGTGGTAAGCTGCGAAAAGCTTCGGTTAGCTGCACACAAGTGTTGATCCGAAGATTTCCTAATGGGAGTACCTGCTTTGGAGTAATATCCAAGCATCTAAGCCTCAATTCATAGGGTTTAGAGGACATACCAGGTGAACTGAAACATCTCAGTAACCTAAGGAACAGAAAACAACAGTGATTCCCCTAGTAGCGGCGAGCGAAAAGGGAAGAGCCCAAACTATAACAGTGTAAGCTTACAGGCGTTGCTGTTATAGCGTCGTAGGAGTTATCAGGTAGTGCTGTAACACTACACAAGTTGATTCTTTTCTAGTCGAATCATCTGGAAAGATGAACCATAGAAGGTGATAGTCCTGTAGACGAAAGAAAGGATAGACTTGATAACTTCCTGAGTACCATGAGTCACGTGGAACCTCGTGGGAAGTAAGGAGGACCATCTCCTAAGGCTAAATACTACCCGGCAACCGATAGTGAACCAGTACCGTGAGGGAAAGATGAAAAGAACCCCGGGAGGGGAGTGAAATAGAATTTGAAACCGTATGCTTACAAGCGGTCAGAGGACTATTTAAAGTCTGATGGCGTGCTTTTTGCATAACGAACCGGCGAGTTACAGATTGTGGCCTAGGTTAAGCTTTAAAAGCGAAGCCACAGCGAAAGCGAGTCTTAAAAGGCACAAGTCGCAGTCTGTAGACCCGAAACCGAGTGATCTATCCTTGGTCAGGTTGAAGCACGGGTAAGATCGTGTGGAAGACCGAACCTATTGGCGTTGAAAAGCCATAGGATGAGCTGAGGATAGGGGTGAAAGGCCAATCGAACTCGGAAATAGCTGGTTCTCTCCGAAATAGCTTTAGGGCTAGCCTTAAGTATCTGTCTTGGCGGTAGAGCACTGATTGGACTAGGGGCTTAATCAAGTTACCGAATCCAGTCAAACTCCGAACGCCATTACAGTAAGCTTAGGAGTCAGACTACGGGGGATAAGCTGCGTAGTCGAGAGGGAAACAACCCAGATCGCCAGTTAAGGTCCCAAAGTATAGACTAAGTGGTAAAGGAAGTGGAGTTGCATAGACAACCAGGATGTTGGCTTAGAACCAGCCATTCATTTAAAGAGTGCGTAACAGCTCACTGGTCGAGTGACTTTGCGCCAAAAATGTTCGGGGCTTAAGTCTATCACCGAAACTGCGGATTGGTTTTACCAATGGTAGGAGAGCATTCTATTTGGACCGAAGCTGTACCGAAAGGAGCAGTGGACTGAATAGAAGAGAGAATGCCGGTATGAGTAACGATAAAATAGGTGAGAATCCTATTCGCCGATAGTCTAAGGTTTCCTGAGGAAGGCTCGTCCGCTCAGGGTAAGCCGGGACCTAAGCCGAGGCCGAAAGGCGTAGGTGATGGTTAATCGGTCAAGATTCCGATGCCGCCTTTAATCATTTGAGTAAAGGAGTGACACAGGAAGGTATGTCAGCATGGTAATGGATATTCCATGTTTAAGCAGTCAGGGAGCTAATCTAGGTAAATCCGGATTAGTGTTAATCCTAAGCTGTGATGACGACTCTCTACGGAGAGGAAGTGACAATTCCTCGACTGTCAAGAAAAGCTTCTAGCGAGATTAAAGGCGCCCGTACCGCAAACCGACACAGGTAGACAGGATGAGAATTCTAAGGCGCGCGAGAGAACCCTTGTTAAGGAACTCGGCAAAATGACCCCGTAACTTCGGGAGAAGGGGTACCTGTCTTTGACAGGTTGCAACAACCAGGCCCAAGCGACTATTTACCAAAAATACAGGTCTCTGCTAAGACGCAAGTCGAAGTATAGGGGCTGACGCCTGCCCGGTGCTGGAAGGTCAAGGGGAAGAGTTAGTCATCTTTTGATGATGAAGCTTGGAACTTAAGCCCCAGTAAACGGCGGCCGTAACTATAACGGTCCTAAGGTAGCGAAATTCCTTGTCGGGTAAGTTCCGACCTGCACGAATGGCGAAACGACTTGGGCGCTGTCTCAACAAGGGACTCGGTGAAATTGAAGTGTCTGTGAAGATGCAGGCTACCCACGACAGGACGGAAAGACCCCGTGGAGCTTTACTGCAGCCTGATATTGAGTTTTGGTACAATATGTACAGGATAAGTGGAAGGCATTGACACCGGAGCGCCAGTTTCGGTTAAGCCATCCCTGGGATACCACTCTTATTGTTCCGGAATTCTAACTTTGTAGCGTTATCCGCTATGGGGACAGTGTCAGGCAGGCAGTTTGACTGGGGCGGTCGACTCCCAAACAGTAACGGAGTCGCCCAAAGGTTCCCTCAGTACGGTTGGAAATCGTACGTAGAGTGTAAAGGCAGAAGGGAGCTTAACTGCAAGACATACAGGTCGAGCAGATACGAAAGTAGGGCTTAGTGATCCGACGGTAGAGAGTGGAATTGCCGTCGCTCAACGGATAAAAGTTACCCCGGGGATAACAGGCTTATCTTTCCCAAGAGTTCACATCGACGGAAAGGTTTGGCACCTCGATGTCGGCTCGTCGCATCCTGGAGCTGGAGCAGGTTCCAAGGGTTGGGCTGTTCGCCCATTAAAGCGGTACGCGAGCTGGGTTCAGAACGTCGTGAGACAGTTCGGTCCCTATCCGTCGTGGGCACAGGAGACTTGCGAGGATCTATCCCTAGTACGAGAGGACCGGGATGGACGTACCTCTGGTGAACCAGTTGTTCTGCCCAGAGCAGAGCTGGGTAGCTAAGTACGGATAAGATAAGCGCTGAAAGCATCTAAGCGCGAAGCCAACCTCAAGATAAGGTTTCCCATAGAGTAAATCTAGTAAGATCCCTGAAAGAAGATCAGGTAGATAGGCCAGAGGTGTAAGGACAGTAATGTTCTAAGCTGACTGGTACTAATAGATCGAGGATTTGATCTGTGGAAGGTATTGTGCAGTTTTGAAAGTGCAACTAGAAAGCACTTGACAAGAGTCAATAGAGATGATATATTGTTAGGTGTGAGTAAAAAATAAACAAGTAAATAAATTTTCCGGTGGTAATCGCGGAGGGGCTACACCTGTTCCCATTTCGAACACAGCAGTTAAGTCCTCCAGCGCTGATGGTACTATGGGGGTGACCCTATGGGAGAGTAGGTCGCTGCCGGAAATTAATTAATAAAGCATATTGAAGATATTGGGATGTCGCCAAGCGGTAAGGCACAGGGTTTTGGTCTCTGTACCGCAGGTTCGAATCCTGCCATCCCAGCCACAAGATATGCCCCCATCGTCTAGAGGCCCAGGATACTAGGTTTTCATCCTAGCGGCAGGGGTTCGAATCCCCTTGGGGGTGCCACCAAATTTACTTGAAGGCACTTGAATGTATTGTAGCTAAGCAACTTTAATTTAAGTGTAGTAATTACATGTGCCACAGCAAGGCTTGGTTTGTAGCCTGGCTGGGGGTGCCATTAAAACCTAATTGAATATTATGACCAGGAGGGGTTCCCGAGTCCGGTCAAAGGGAGCAGACTGTAAATCTGCCGGCGATGCCTTCAGAGGTTCGAATCCTCTCCCCTCCACCATTGTTATGCGGGAATAGCTCAGGGGTAGAGCGTCTCGTTGCCAACGAGAAGGTCGCGGGTTCAAATCCCGTTTCCCGCTCCATATTATTTTGTAATCAAGACTATCTTATAGGATAGTCTTTTTTTATTTATATAAATAATTTTTATCTCAATTTATTTATGCAGGACTTTAATTTGACAGTCTTGAAATAATACATAGCTATCATTATTTAAAGAATTATAAGTCCTAGGAGGTAATTAATTTGAGTATAGAAGAGAAAGATAATCAACCTTCTTCGGAAAAGGAAGAGGTAGGAAAAGCTAAGGTTACTATTTTTGGTGATGAATATGTAATTAGAGCAAAAGAATCGGCTGAATATATTAAACAAGTAGCTAAGTGTGTCAATCAAGAGCTAGAAGAAGTAACAGAAAAAGGGGCTAGATTAAGTAGAATAAAGATGATGGTCTTAGCAGCTATGAATTTAGCTGATAAGTATTATAAATCTTTGGACCATGAGCAGGAAATAGAGGATAAGCTTCGGGATAGAGAAGAAGAGTTGGAAAACTTAACAAAACAGTATAAAGAGTTGACTAAAGAATATAATAATTTACAAAAAGAATATGATATCTTGAAGACAAAGTATGAAAAATTACAGCAGAGATATGATGATTTAGATGATAAACACCAAAAATTAAGAAAAGAACGTAATAATTTTGAAAAAAAATATGATGATTTGCAGCAAAAGTATGAAGAATTAGATAATGAATATCAGGAGTTTTTAATGGAATTTGATAAGGAGGATTAGCTTGAATGCAGAGTATTAATCTTTTAGATTTTGGAATCATAATAATAATAATTTCTTCTATTCTCCGCGGCTATCAGAAAGGAATGATTAGACAGGTTATTTCTATTGTAGCTTTAGCTGTTGCTTTTTATGTTGCTATGAATAATTATCAAGTGGTAGCCGTTTATTTCAATAATAATTTTCCGATTACTATGTCAATTGCACAAGTTATTAGTTTTGGTTTGATTGTTATTGTGATTAGTGCTGTAATAAATATTTTAGGATATTTATTGAATAAATTAACCGGTCTTTTATTATTATCGATGATTGATGGTATGGGAGGAGCTATTTTAGGACTGATTAAGGGTGGTTTAATAGTTTATATTTTATTAATTTTAATCAGTCGAGTACCATTTCCTGCAGCGGAAGATTCCCTACAGGCTTCTATTCTGGCAGATAAATTTTTATCATTAACTCCAATTTTTGAAGATAAGTTACAGGAATTTATAAATTAAATTGTATTAGGAAAGAGGTGGGGTTAAGTTAATGGAGAACTTAAAAGTTGCTTGGATTTTAGAAGAGATAGCTGATCTTTTAAAATTAAAAGGAGCTAATTATTTTAAGATTCAGTCCTACTATAATGTTAGCAAAAGAATTAAGAATTTAGAGACTAATATAAAGAAATTAGTAGCTAATAATAGATTACAGGATATTGAAGGGATTGGTGAAAGTTTAGCAGTTACTATTGATGAAATTTTACAGACGGGAACCTGCTCTAAATATAAAGAACTTAAAGAAGAGATTCCAATTGGTTTGTTAGAAATTCTTGATTTGCCGGGGGTAGGACCTAAGAAGGTTAAGCTTTTTTATGACGAATTAGGAATTACAGATTTAGATGAACTGAAGAAAGCTGCTAAGAAGCAGAAACTGAGAAAGTTATCCGGTATTGGAGCCAAGACTGAACTTAAGATTCTTGATGCTATCATGAAGGCTAAAAATAGGAATGATAAGATTGATTTAGGTTTAGCAACTGCTTTAGCTGAGGAGTTATTGGATATCTGTGCTAAGTTAAAAAGTGTTACTAAAGTAGAAGTAGTAGGTGGTCTGCGGAGGAAAAAAGAATTAATCAGTGATCTTGATCTGTTAGTAGTAACTGATAATTCTAAGCAGGTTAGAGAAGTAATGAAGGATGTCCCCCTAGTAACTGAAGTATTAACTGAAACTGATAAGAGTCTAGAATTAGCCAGCAAGCCTGGTGTTCCTATAGAGATCTTTTTTATTGTTGAAGATGAATTCTATTCTGCTTTAGTAGCAGCAACCGGTAATCAGGAGCATTATGAAGCTTTAAGTGAGTTAGCAGCTCAGAAGGGATATTGCCTGAACAA from the Acetohalobium arabaticum DSM 5501 genome contains:
- a CDS encoding CvpA family protein; this translates as MQSINLLDFGIIIIIISSILRGYQKGMIRQVISIVALAVAFYVAMNNYQVVAVYFNNNFPITMSIAQVISFGLIVIVISAVINILGYLLNKLTGLLLLSMIDGMGGAILGLIKGGLIVYILLILISRVPFPAAEDSLQASILADKFLSLTPIFEDKLQEFIN
- the zapA gene encoding cell division protein ZapA: MSIEEKDNQPSSEKEEVGKAKVTIFGDEYVIRAKESAEYIKQVAKCVNQELEEVTEKGARLSRIKMMVLAAMNLADKYYKSLDHEQEIEDKLRDREEELENLTKQYKELTKEYNNLQKEYDILKTKYEKLQQRYDDLDDKHQKLRKERNNFEKKYDDLQQKYEELDNEYQEFLMEFDKED